One window of the Leptospiraceae bacterium genome contains the following:
- the polA gene encoding DNA polymerase I — protein sequence MSQKQHNKKGTPKKEITSADLVIIDAHALAYRAYYALIQQNFRNLDQTPTWAVYGFFRMLFKILNDYKPKYIAITWDSIEKTFRHQIYQEYKSHRKPMPEDLIYQVEMIKDFLKKIGFPIILVNGFEADDIIATLVEKFKSKYYILLFTGDKDCFQLLDSNVKMLRGKKGVSEFVEFTVEILKDEYGILPEQVVDYMALVGDESDNVPGAKGIGPKIASELIQKYSTIENIYEHLDELKPSIREKLMQSKSDVFLSKELVKLNKNISEINHITEEELKVPNYLSHEVLSLFRKEGFQQIYKDLLKEFEKEKSKPSIPADDLFSFWEPSTKKTQKFQKDEVSYYFISNEEELKKHIEKIQTYSQLVIDAETSSLDPFDAKLVGISLCGEEKESYYISIIEGDSLFSEKGIPLDVAKYYLQKLMDRPIQWIGQNIKFDYKVLYHKGIVLPEIHFDTMLASYLSNPTIRQHNLDDLAMEYLNYETIKYKEIAGEGKKQKTLDKIDPEKVYLYSCEDADITFRLYKIFQQKLKENQLEKIFYEVEVPLVEVLSVMELYGVKIDTDYLRFLSNEYELKIQNLIKMIYNEAGVEFNINSTKELQTILFEKMKLPVQRKTKTGFSTDQSVLESLRYLHPMIEYLLQYRKLVKLKNTYIDVLPQLINPKTKRIHTHFSQTSTATGRLSSSNPNLQNIPIKEEEGRAIRKAFIPEKGYKIVSLDYSQIELRILAHYSEDERLIQAFERGDDIHLNTAQYLFGVSREQITSDMRSKAKTLNFSIIYGATPYGVSQNLGIEPEEAKELIEKFHKSFPGVQRYMNKVIEFAEKFGYVETLLGRRRYIPNITSQNKKLKEAAQRIAINTPIQGTSADIIKLAMIQIHKELKRKKFQSKLVLQVHDELVFEAKEEEIEDLIAMAKNHMENAIKLKVPLKVDVGIGDNWAEAH from the coding sequence ATGAGTCAAAAACAACATAACAAAAAAGGAACTCCAAAAAAAGAAATAACATCGGCTGATTTGGTGATCATAGATGCACATGCATTAGCATATCGTGCTTACTATGCTTTGATACAGCAAAACTTTCGAAATTTGGATCAAACTCCTACGTGGGCTGTTTATGGTTTTTTTCGAATGTTATTTAAAATCCTAAATGACTATAAACCTAAATATATAGCAATCACTTGGGATTCCATTGAAAAAACATTTCGTCATCAAATTTATCAGGAATACAAATCCCATCGAAAACCCATGCCAGAGGACCTCATTTACCAAGTCGAGATGATTAAGGATTTTTTGAAAAAAATTGGTTTTCCCATCATTCTTGTGAATGGCTTTGAAGCCGACGATATTATTGCTACTTTGGTAGAAAAGTTTAAAAGTAAATATTATATCTTGCTTTTTACGGGAGATAAGGATTGCTTTCAGCTCTTGGATTCAAACGTAAAAATGCTAAGAGGCAAAAAGGGAGTTTCGGAGTTTGTGGAATTTACAGTAGAAATCCTCAAAGATGAATATGGGATTTTGCCCGAACAAGTCGTGGATTACATGGCATTGGTGGGTGATGAATCCGATAATGTTCCTGGAGCAAAAGGAATCGGACCAAAGATAGCAAGTGAGCTTATCCAAAAATATTCAACGATTGAAAATATATACGAACACTTAGATGAATTAAAGCCAAGTATTAGAGAAAAACTCATGCAAAGTAAAAGTGACGTTTTTTTATCTAAGGAATTAGTAAAGTTAAACAAAAACATATCTGAAATCAATCATATAACAGAAGAAGAACTAAAAGTGCCGAATTATCTTTCTCATGAAGTTTTATCGCTCTTTCGAAAAGAAGGATTCCAGCAAATCTATAAAGATCTTCTTAAAGAGTTTGAAAAAGAAAAATCAAAACCATCGATCCCAGCTGATGATTTGTTTTCTTTTTGGGAGCCTTCTACAAAAAAAACTCAAAAATTCCAAAAAGATGAAGTATCGTATTATTTCATTTCCAACGAAGAAGAACTTAAAAAACACATAGAAAAAATCCAAACTTATTCTCAATTAGTTATAGATGCTGAGACTTCTTCTTTAGATCCTTTTGATGCGAAATTAGTGGGAATTTCACTTTGTGGGGAAGAAAAAGAATCCTACTACATTTCGATTATAGAAGGAGATTCTTTATTTTCAGAAAAAGGAATACCACTCGATGTAGCTAAGTATTACTTACAAAAATTAATGGATCGTCCCATTCAATGGATAGGGCAGAATATCAAGTTTGATTACAAAGTCTTATACCATAAAGGCATTGTGTTGCCTGAAATACACTTTGATACCATGTTAGCAAGCTATTTATCAAATCCCACGATTCGACAACATAACTTAGATGACTTAGCCATGGAATATTTGAACTACGAAACAATCAAATACAAAGAAATTGCAGGGGAAGGGAAAAAACAAAAAACTTTGGACAAAATCGATCCTGAAAAAGTATATCTATACTCTTGTGAGGATGCGGATATCACCTTTCGTTTGTATAAAATCTTTCAACAAAAATTAAAAGAAAATCAATTGGAGAAGATTTTTTACGAAGTAGAAGTCCCCTTAGTGGAAGTTCTTTCAGTGATGGAGTTATATGGAGTAAAAATTGATACAGATTATTTAAGATTTTTATCAAATGAGTATGAACTAAAAATCCAAAACTTAATAAAGATGATTTATAATGAAGCTGGTGTAGAGTTCAATATCAACTCCACCAAAGAACTACAAACAATTCTGTTTGAAAAGATGAAACTCCCTGTCCAACGAAAAACCAAAACAGGATTTTCCACTGATCAAAGTGTATTAGAGAGTTTACGTTATTTACATCCGATGATTGAGTATCTTTTACAATATCGAAAGTTGGTGAAATTAAAAAATACTTATATAGATGTTTTGCCGCAACTCATAAATCCAAAAACCAAAAGAATCCATACGCACTTTTCTCAGACAAGCACTGCAACAGGACGTCTATCATCCAGCAATCCAAATCTACAAAACATTCCCATAAAAGAAGAAGAGGGAAGAGCTATACGTAAAGCTTTCATCCCCGAAAAGGGTTATAAAATAGTTTCTTTGGATTATTCTCAAATTGAGCTTCGTATTTTGGCACATTATTCAGAAGATGAACGTTTGATTCAGGCTTTTGAACGAGGAGATGATATCCATTTAAACACAGCTCAGTATTTGTTTGGTGTCAGTAGAGAACAAATCACTTCGGACATGAGGAGTAAAGCCAAGACATTGAATTTTTCCATCATTTATGGTGCAACTCCCTATGGGGTTTCTCAGAATTTAGGTATTGAGCCCGAAGAAGCAAAGGAATTGATAGAAAAGTTTCATAAAAGTTTTCCGGGTGTTCAAAGATATATGAACAAAGTAATTGAATTTGCAGAAAAATTTGGTTATGTAGAAACTCTATTGGGAAGAAGAAGATATATACCCAATATTACATCTCAAAACAAAAAACTCAAAGAAGCTGCCCAAAGAATAGCCATCAATACCCCCATTCAAGGGACAAGTGCGGATATCATCAAGCTTGCCATGATCCAAATCCACAAAGAGCTAAAGAGAAAAAAATTCCAATCGAAATTGGTTTTGCAAGTCCATGACGAATTAGTGTTCGAAGCAAAAGAAGAAGAAATAGAAGACTTAATAGCCATGGCAAAAAACCACATGGAAAATGCTATTAAGCTAAAGGTTCCTTTGAAAGTTGATGTGGGTATTGGTGATAACTGGGCGGAAGCCCATTGA
- a CDS encoding DoxX family protein: MIILRNFEEFIYSLLRAVSGFLFLQHGIQKIFGGLDGKIATFGSIYWFAGMIELVGGILILVGLFTAIAAFISSGTMAVAYFGWHAHKNFWPILNNGELSALYAFVFLYLAARGDGKFSLMRFIKKT; this comes from the coding sequence ATGATCATTTTAAGAAATTTTGAAGAATTCATTTACTCACTTTTAAGAGCAGTCAGTGGTTTTTTGTTTCTTCAGCATGGTATCCAAAAAATCTTTGGTGGATTGGATGGCAAAATAGCAACCTTTGGTTCTATTTACTGGTTTGCCGGGATGATTGAATTGGTTGGAGGAATTTTAATTCTCGTTGGCTTATTTACAGCAATTGCCGCCTTTATAAGTAGTGGTACGATGGCAGTCGCCTATTTTGGATGGCATGCCCACAAAAACTTTTGGCCCATCCTGAATAATGGTGAATTATCAGCTCTTTACGCTTTTGTCTTCCTTTATCTCGCAGCAAGAGGCGATGGCAAATTCAGTCTCATGCGTTTTATCAAAAAAACTTAG